Proteins from one Podospora pseudoanserina strain CBS 124.78 chromosome 1, whole genome shotgun sequence genomic window:
- the NCB2 gene encoding negative cofactor 2 transcription regulator complex subunit ncb2 (EggNog:ENOG503P4GF; COG:K), with the protein MPSEHIPRQDRYWSAFDNDELGNDDLSLPKATVQKIVGEILPSSTGIAFAKEARDLLIECCVEFITLISSEANEISEKEAKKTIACDHITKALEQLGFADYVPAVLEAAAEHKEVQKGREKKANKFEQSGMTLEELERLQQEQFADAAKRHIG; encoded by the exons ATGCCTTCAGAGCACATCCCCCGTCAAGACCGTTACTGGTCAGCTTTTGACAATGATGAGCTGG GAAATGACGACCTGTCCCTCCCCAAAG CCACTGTTCAAAAGATTGTTGGGGAGATTCTGCCATCGTCAACAGGCATCGCCTTCGCCAAGGAGGCCCGCGACCTCCTTATAGAGTGCTGTGTCGAGTTCATCACTCTCATCTCTAGCGAGGCGAACGAGATTTCTGAGAAGGAAGCCAAAAAGACTATCGCTTGTGACCACATCACCAAGGCGTTGGAGCAACTCGGCTTTGCCGACTACGTTCCTGCCGTTTTGGAAGCCGCTGCAGAGCACAAGGAAGTCCAAAAG GGACgtgagaagaaggcaaaCAAGTTTGAGCAGAGCGGCATGACATTGGAGGAACTCGAACGTCTCCAGCAAGAGCAGTTTGCCGATGCTGCCAAGAGACACATAGGATGA
- a CDS encoding hypothetical protein (EggNog:ENOG503P52B), with translation MASLIARRAFSTTVRRLTTGEEALKSESKKNPEILILGGIMVCALGGAGYYFGRSPTKSTSENTVPIADKSMPWESGSTHGKYQYHPGGDASAAPKDAPSAVNVVVVPNVTLPKELHDRYNKWGKDGY, from the exons ATGGCTTCCCTCATCGCCCGCAGAGCTTTCAGCACGACCGTCCGTcgcctcaccaccggcgagGAGGCTCTCAAGAGCGAGTCCAAGAAGAACCCCGAGATTCTG ATCCTCGGCGGTATCATGGTCTGCGctcttggtggtgctggctaCTACTTCGGCCGCTCCCCTACCAAGTCCACCTCCGAGAACACCGTCCCTATCGCCGACAAGAGCATGCCCTGGGAAAGCGGTTCGACCCACGGCAAGTACCAGTATCACCccggtggtgatgccagCGCTGCCCCCAAGGATGCCCCTAGCGCTGTcaacgtcgtcgtcgtccccAACGTCACTCTGCCCAAG GAGCTTCACGACAGATACAACAAGTGGGGCAAGGATGGCTATTAA
- the ERF2 gene encoding Eukaryotic peptide chain release factor GTP-binding subunit (COG:I; BUSCO:EOG09264FYY; EggNog:ENOG503NVDK), protein MASGEGAPRALSPTSTINDDSFPQFPGRSEMAGPPSIISSRMTDIMTDDGGDTEAHRAAGGKRRSAFYSDLSSRPGTARTGASGRPPWSSGTPLRQGLAGKRGSGTGSISSATQAVRPPSSATRSHVPSLTSHAFFRPMSSQKLQAQRGFARPTTVNRQFMSQEDPHNPARDSLNSAPGAKVVRQSADEGDMQSPPSRGTEFTEQDMYERRTANTSPTGHHATSSFSDSVRPLHRKPGDARNLTLDMSKTYNKAGVSIPTPVRTPRSLRSNFLMPRNDSGHSNREMQGGEKLDSVASSPQLPPASRDDKHPSEEKTKKVGRNYQYFQGNTIFFFGGRLQNARDRPVNIATGSLVVIPGILFLIFSAPWIWSNISPAIPITFAYLYYLCVSSFCHASATDPGILPRNLHRFPPSENNDPWRPSPPSTEWVLIKSAEKTAAAMEVPCKYCKTCQMWRPPRAHHCRLCDNCVETQDHHCLWLNNCVGRRNYRYFFTFILTATLLGVYLSGASLAQILVYQHKQKISFNASISHFRVPFAMVIYGFIAFLYPAALTGYHVFLMARGETTREYLNSSKFIKAERFRAYNQGSWFRNWFVVLCRPRPPTYYQFKQSWYEGDQRLAPTKRIKKARKAVPANPGAGVDSKEGMEMQDVKNSPHLQQQQQQGFQGPRQLRSQHDLESGLAQQPPTN, encoded by the exons ATGGCATCCGGGGAGGGAGCGCCGAGGGCTCTCTCTCCTACCAGCACCATTAACGATGACAGCTTTCCCCAGTTTCCGGGTCGATCTGAGATGGCTGGTCCCCCGAGTATAATTTCCTCGCGGATGACCGATATCATGACGGATGACGGTGGAGACACGGAAGCGCACCGCGCGGCAGGcggcaagaggaggagcgctTTCTATTCGGACCTCAGTTCTCGTCCAGGAACGGCGAGGACAGGAGCATCTGGGAGACCTCCATGGAGCTCAGGGACGCCTTTACGTCAGGGGCTGGCGGGAAAGCGTGGGAGCGGGACTGGAAGCATCAGCAGCGCGACACAGGCAGTTCGACCACCCAGTTCAGCAACCAGAAGCCATGTTCCGTCGTTGACATCGCATGCCTTCTTTCGTCCGATGAGTTCGCAGAAATTACAGGCGCAAAGAGGATTCGCGAGACCGACGACGGTGAACCGGCAATTTATGTCCCAGGAGGACCCCCACAACCCGGCGCGAGACAGCCTGAACTCGGCTCCAGGCGCCAAGGTAGTGAGACAGTCCGCTGATGAAGGGGACATGcagtcaccaccctcaagaGGAACGGAGTTCACCGAGCAGGATATGTACGAGAGGAGGACGGCCAACACGAGTCCGACAGGCCACCATGCGACTTCGAGCTTTTCGGATAGCGTCCGGCCGTTGCATAGGAAGCCTGGTGATGCTAGAAACCTTACCCTCGACATGAGCAAAACCTACAACAAAGCTGGCGTATCTATCCCGACTCCTGTGCGAACACCTCGATCTCTGCGATCCAACTTTCTTATGCCGAGAAACGATTCTGGCCACAGCAACCGAGAAATGCAGGGCGGCGAGAAGCTGGACTCGGTAGCTTCATcaccccaactcccacccGCGAGCAGGGACGACAAGCACCCGTCGGaggagaagaccaagaaggtgGGCCGCAACTATCAGTATTTCCAGGGCAACACAATCTTCTTTTTTGGAGGCAGGTTACAAAATGCGAGAGATAGACCGGTCAACATTGCGACAGGGTCTTTGGTAGTCATTCCTGGCATCTTGTTTCTGATATTCTCGGCACCTTGGATATGGAGCAATATTTCCCCAGCGATACCCATCACCTTCGCCTATCTTTACTACCTCTGCGTGTCTTCTTTTTGCCATGCATCGGCCACGGATCCCGGG ATCCTCCCACGCAACCTACATCGATTCCCACCTTCAGAGAACAATGACCCCTGGAGGCCAAGTCCGCCGTCGACCGAATGGGTGCTCATCAAGTCTGCCGAGAAGACAGCCGCTGCCATGGAGGTGCCCTGCAAATACTGCAAGACATGCCAGATGTGGCGTCCACCACGAGCCCACCATTGCCGTCTCTGCGACAACTGCGTCGAGACCCAGGACCACCACTGTCTGTGGCTCAACAACTGTGTTGGCCGGCGCAACTACCGCtacttcttcaccttcatccTTACCGCCACCTTGCTGGGCGTGTACCTGTCTGGTGCATCGCTTGCACAGATTCTGGTCTACCAGCACAAGCAGAAAATCAGCTTCAATGCGTCAATTTCTCACTTCCGCGTGCCCTTCGCCATGGTCATCTACGGGTTCATTGCCTTCCTGTACCCAGCCGCTTTGACGGGGTACCATGTGTTCCTAATGGCTAGGGGTGAGACGACCCGTGAATACCTCAACTCTTCCAAGTTCATCAAGGCGGAACGCTTCAGAGCCTACAATCAAGGAAGCTGGTTCAGGAACTGGTTTGTGGTGCTCTGCAGACCGAGGCCGCCAACGTACTATCAGTTCAAGCAATCATGGTACGAGGGTGATCAGAGGCTCGCACCGACGAAGAGGATAAAGAAAGCTCGCAAGGCTGTTCCCGCTAACCCAGGGGCCGGCGTCGACTCGAAAGAGGGAATGGAGATGCAAGATGTTAAGAACTcaccacatcttcaacaacaacaacagcaaggcTTTCAAGGGCCGAGACAACTGAGGTCTCAACACGACCTCGAGAGCGGACTCGcacagcaaccaccaacaaactaa
- a CDS encoding hypothetical protein (EggNog:ENOG503NZIR; COG:M), with protein MSKPPKPLPPPSQSFTNRKTKILSALSVPDAEYTDLSPKGSVDVGIRDLIDEINAREGLVTTSSCAGRVSVYLEGRSTGTSPQDEREEAATAGGVRSSSAGGKGGGEWLFVSHDPISSLPPGQLERGYESLFGLVSLQGQEGEEGDEKGRMVHFKFEPMILHVLTASHSHAQKVIQAGMEAGFRETGAVSLLSRQDDDHNPVVAVRSMGLSFESLIGVEGTDGVRRAVVGRGYLDRVVRNSEKLFKENERRIGRFREALKGWFEEGPKKKDGWEDADARRERKRSEGLRRKQELEKGKQETTEKEQQSEEGGIGIILEPPEVL; from the exons ATGTcaaaaccacccaaacccctccctcccccctctcaaagTTTCACCAACCGCAAAACCAAAATCTTGTCTGCCCTCTCCGTCCCAGACGCAGAATACACCGACCTCTCGCCCAAAGGATCCGTCGATGTCGGGATCCGCGACCTCATCGACGAAATCAACGCCCGGGAAGGGCTCGTGACAACAAGCAGTTGTGCGGGCAGAGTCAGCGTTTACCTCGAAGGCCGCTCTACTGGTACCTCTCCACAAGATGAGCGGGAggaagcagcaacagcgggAGGGGTGAGGAGTTCGAGtgctggggggaagggaggcgGGGAGTGGCTGTTTGTCAGCCATGATCCCATCTCTTCGTTGCCGCCTGGACAGCTGGAGCGGGGGTATGAATCgttgtttgggttggtgTCGTTGCAGGGtcaggaaggggaagagggtgacgAGAAGGGGAGAATGGTGCACTTCAAGTTTGAGCCCATG ATTTTACATGTATTAACGGCATCACACTCCCACGCCCAAAAGGTCATCCAGGCGGGCATGGAGGCTGGCTTTCGAGAGACGGGCGCTGTGAGCTTACTTTCACGGCAGGACGACGACCACAAccctgttgttgctgtcagGTCGATGGGGTTGAGTTTTGAGAGCTTGATCGGGGTGGAAGGTACggatggggtgaggagggcggtggttgggagggggtaCTTGGACCGGGTGGTGAGAAATAGTGAGAAGTTGTTCAAGGAGAATGAGAGGCGGATTGGGAGGTTTAGGGAGGCACtgaaggggtggtttgaggagggacCTAAAAAGAAGGATGGTTGGGAGGATGCAGACgcaaggagggagaggaaacGGTCGGAGGGGCTGAGGAGAAAACAGGAACTTGAGAAGGGGAAGCAGGAGACGACTGAAAAGGAGCAGCAaagtgaggagggtggtatAGGAATCATACTTGAGCCTCCTGAGGTTCTGTAA
- a CDS encoding hypothetical protein (EggNog:ENOG503P43H; BUSCO:EOG09264OBO; COG:S), translating to MGSSSSKPAATAPQTWKAPGSAGLSAELVQHLQSSPETDASRLQAIELEIQARVAAELKRLRDQESEALRAAQAKLAESTDDKTADDNSKTSYTVSKEVQALQKKLEERKRIRSQLPESLENARSGVVRCLRENDRRPLDCWREVEAFKDEVRRVEKGWVEKVVS from the exons ATGGGCTCGAGCTCGTCCAAGCCAGCGGCTACCGCTCCCCAGACCTGGAAGGC CCCCGGCTCAGCAGGCCTCTCCGCCGAGCTCGTCCAGCACCTCCAGTCCTCCCCCGAG ACCGACGCCTCCCGTCTCCAGGCCATCGAGCTCGAGATCCAAGCCCGCGTCGCCGCCGAGCTCAAGCGTCTCCGCGACCAAGAATCTGAAGCCCTCCGCGCCGCCCAGGCCAAGCTTGCCGAGTCGACTGACGACAAGACCGCCGACGACAACTCCAAGACTTCGTATACTGTCTCCAAAGAAGTGCAAGCTCTCCAGAAGAAGCTTGAGGAGCGCAAGAGGATCCGGTCCCAGCTGCCGGAGAGCCTGGAGAATGCTCGGtctggggtggtgaggtgctTGAGGGAGAATGACAGGCGGCCGTTGGACTgctggagggaggtggaggcttTTAAGGacgaggtgaggagggtggagaaggggtgggttGAGAAGGTTGTTAGTTAG
- a CDS encoding hypothetical protein (EggNog:ENOG503P0V8; COG:P; COG:Q), translating into MRGLRMDHPRRGIADPDLTFPEALLQLRDTIPTITNTQEIPISNPTITPYNTGLNGVNQPNNMLFTDILWWTLGGLGVMILLIRIGQLAWAKLRLVSAMNTKGRQQHFWKVKQWSWMPGLKRSLIYAPLWKKRHNREIQLSSAVNMGTLPSRLQAAVLLVYLGSNLAYMFVLDWQQANKYALCAEIRGRSGTLSVVNMIPLIIFAGRNNPLIGLLNISFDTYNLLHRWMGRMSVFEVLIHFIAWAVVQVADDGWEGVKHKILYDRFISSGTVGVVAMFVILVLSLSPVRHAFYESFLNTHIILALVAFICTWIHCVSATVHGGLPQIPWVLAIFILWGAERFARVIRLAYANRSSRGYTTATVEPMPGEACRVTMHLPRHIPVRPGQHAYLRFAGLKPWENHPFSIAWFEHTYSPSSLPTYSSSSSSEKHPPGTTPTSTTVSFIIGAHTGFTRQLYNTARASPLGALTLRAAFEGPYAGHHSFDSYGHVVLFAGATGITHQLSYIRHLINGCNDRTACTRRITLVWIVRDHEVLEWIHPYMEQILRLPNRQEILRIKIFVTRPKTAMGVNVLSTSGTVQKLPGRPNVVTLLAKEQDEQMGAMVVGVCGPGGLGDDVRGAVRGMQGLGTVVDFVEESFTW; encoded by the coding sequence ATGCGTGGTCTCAGGATGGACCATCCTCGGCGCGGGATCGCTGATCCAGACCTCACTTTTCCCGAAGCACTACTTCAGCTACGAGACACAATACCAACAATCACCAATACCCAAGAAATACCAATATCCAACCCTACCATCACCCCCTATAATACAGGTCTCAACGGCGTCAATCAGCCAAACAACATGCTCTTCACCGACATCCTCTGGTGGACATTGGGCGGCTTGGGGGTAATGATACTGCTCATCAGGATAGGACAGTTGGCGTGGGCCAAGCTACGGCTGGTTTCGGCGATGAATACGAAGGGGAGGCAACAGCATTTCTGGAAGGTCAAGCAATGGAGTTGGATGCCCGGTCTGAAGAGGTCACTCATCTACGCCCCATtatggaagaagaggcacaACCGCGAGATCCAGCTCTCCAGCGCTGTCAACATGGGCACTCTCCCATCGAGACTCCAAGCAGCGGTCCTCCTCGTATACCTGGGTAGCAACCTCGCATACATGTTCGTCCTCGACTGGCAACAAGCAAACAAGTACGCCCTCTGTGCCGAAATTCGTGGCCGATCAGGAACCCTCTCCGTCGTCAACATGATCCCCCTGATCATCTTTGCCGGTCGCAACAACCCCCTTATTggccttctcaacatcagcTTCGACACctacaacctcctccaccgatGGATGGGTCGCATGTCCGTCTTCGAGGTCCTCATCCACTTCATCGCCTGGGCTGTCGTCCAAGTAGCCGACGACGGCTGGGAGGGTGTCAAGCACAAGATCCTCTACGACCGCTTCATCAGCTCTGGCACTGTCGGCGTCGTCGCCATgttcgtcatcctcgtcctctccctTTCGCCCGTCCGCCACGCCTTTTACGAGTCCTTTCTCAACACCCACATAATTCTCGCCCTCGTTGCCTTCATCTGCACCTGGATCCACTGTGTCTCCGCCACCGTCCACGGCGGTCTCCCCCAGATCCCCTGGgtcctcgccatcttcatcctctggGGCGCCGAGCGCTTCGCCCGCGTCATCCGCCTCGCCTATGCCAACCGGTCGTCTAGGGGTTATACCACCGCGACGGTCGAGCCCATGCCCGGCGAGGCCTGCCGAGTGACGATGCACCTCCCACGGCACATCCCCGTCAGACCCGGCCAGCACGCCTATCTGCGTTTCGCCGGTCTCAAACCCTGGGAaaaccaccccttttccatcgcCTGGTTCGAGCATACAtactctccttcttccctccccacctactcctcttcatcctcctcagaaaAACACCCCCCGGGaacaacccccacctccaccaccgtcagcTTCATCATAGGCGCCCACACGGGCTTCACCCGCCAACTCTACAACACCGCCCGTGCCTCCCCCTTGGGAGCCCTCACCCTCCGAGCAGCCTTTGAAGGCCCCTACGCCGGCCACCACAGCTTCGACTCTTACGGGCACGTAGTCCTCTTTGCTGGCGCAACAGGAATCACCCACCAACTCTCCTACATCCGCCACCTGATCAACGGCTGCAACGACCGCACCGCCTGCACCCGTCGGATCACCCTCGTCTGGATCGTGCGCGATCACGAGGTGTTGGAGTGGATCCACCCCTACATGGAGCAGATCCTGCGCCTCCCCAACAGGCAAGAGATCCTCCGGATCAAGATCTTTGTGACGAGGCCAAAGACAGCGATGGGGGTTAATGTCCTGAGCACGAGCGGGACGGTGCAAAAGTTGCCGGGCAGGCCGAACGTGGTCACGCTGCTGGCTAAGGAGCAGGATGAGCAGATGggggcgatggtggttggggtttgcGGTccgggggggttgggggatgatgTTAGGGGTGCTGTTAGGGGGATGCAGGGGttggggacggtggtggatttTGTGGAGGAGAGCTTTACTTGGTAG
- the LEU4 gene encoding 2-isopropylmalate synthase (Alpha-isopropylmalate synthase) (Alpha-IPM synthetase) (EggNog:ENOG503NVRE; COG:E): MPMLKDPSKKYKRFQPLNLPDRQWPDKVIEKAPRWLATDLRDGNQSLVDPMQNGDQKWRYFQMLTELGYKEIEVSFPSASQTDFDFTRRLIETPGAVPDDVWLQVLSPCREDLIRRTVDSLKGAKKAIVHIYLATSECFRRVIFGFSEDESVVLASKCAALVRSLTKDDPSQSGTEWAFEFSPETFSDTSPEFVVRICEAVKEAWGPTKENPIIFNLPATVEMSTPNVYADQIEYFCRNISEREKICVSLHPHNDRGCAVAAAELAQMAGADRVEGCLFGNGERTGNVDLVTLALNLYTQGVTPNIDFSDLQKVIKTVEECNKIEVHPRAPYGGSLVVCAFSGSHQDAIKKGFQIREKEGKEYDDHWQIPYLPLDPKDIGRDYQAVIRVNSQSGKGGAAWVIQQNLHLDLPRGLQVAFAKVVQAMAEQKGRELLPTEITDLFRETYHLDKNSRFNIVDYNVNPDRSASPAPPAPGKTQDTKNLMRVFEGVILIDGKEYKLRGRGNGPISSAANALRTIGIDLDVQDYKEHAVGRGREVKAATFIECVAPGVEEKVWGVGIHEDVVQSSLIALLSAASNFASSRHGSPIIPKQTLTNGGLQVPDMQSLEHKAE, translated from the exons ATGCCTAT GCTCAAGGATCCCTCCAAGAAGTACAAGAGGTTCCAACCTCTGAACCTCCCAGACCGTCAATGGCCAGACAAAGTCATCGAGAAGGCCCCAAGATGGCTGGCAACAGATTTGAGAGACGGCAACCAGAGTCTGGTTGACCCCATG CAGAACGGTGATCAAAAATGGCGTTACTTCCAGATGCTCACCGAGCTCGGCTACAAGGAGATTGAAGTATCCTTTCCCTCCGCTTCCCAGACCGATTTCGACTTCACAAGACGTCTGATCGAGACCCCGGGCGCCGTACCTGACGATGTCTGGCTCCAAGTCCTGTCGCCCTGCAGAGAGGACCTCATTCGCCGCACAGTCGATTCGCTGAAGGGAGCCAAGAAGGCCATTGTCCACATCTATCTCGCTACCAGCGAATGTTTCCGGAGGGTTATCTTTGGATTCTCGGAAGATGAGAGCGTGGTTCTTGCTTCCAAGTGTGCGGCTCTGGTACGGTCACTGACCAAGGACGATCCGTCGCAGTCGGGTACCGAGTGGGCATTCGAGTTCAGTCCCGAAACTTTCTCGGATACCAGCCCAGAATTTGTTGTCAGGATCTGCGAGGCTGTGAAGGAGGCATGGGGCCCAACCAAGGAGAACCCCATCATTTTCAACCTCCCGGCAACCGTCGAGATGTCCACCCCCAACGTCTATGCCGACCAGATCGAGTACTTCTGCCGCAACATCTCCGAGCGCGAGAAGATCTGCGTGTcccttcaccctcacaaCGACCGCGGCTGTGCGGTTGCTGCGGCCGAGCTGGCCCAGATGGCAGGAGCCGACAGAGTAGAGGGGTGCCTGTTTGGCAATGGGGAGCGGACAGGAAACGTTGATCTGGTCACTCTTGCCCTCAACCTTTACACACAGGGCGTGACTCCCAACATCGACTTCTCGGACCTCCAAAAGGTCATCAAGACAGTGGAGGAGTGCAACAAGATCGAGGTTCACCCACGTGCGCCGTACGGTGGGTCTCTGGTGGTGTGCGCTTTCAGCGGATCTCACCAGGATGCTATCAAGAAGGGCTTCCAAAtccgggagaaggagggtAAGGAGTACGATGACCACTGGCAGATTCCTTACCTCCCTCTGGACCCCAAGGATATTGGTCGCGACTACCAGGCCGTCATCCGCGTCAACTCGCAGTCTGGAAAGGGTGGTGCCGCTTGGGTTATCCAGCAAAACCTGCATCTGGACCTCCCACGTGGTCTGCAAGTCGCTTTCGCCAAGGTCGTACAGGCTATGGCGGAGCAGAAGGGTCGCGAGCTCCTTCCCACTGAGATTACTGACCTCTTCCGGGAGACTTACCACCTTGACAAGAACTCCCGCTTCAACATTGTTGACTACAACGTCAACCCCGACCGTTCCGCCTCTCCCGCACCTCCGGCCCCTGGCAAGACCCAGGATACTAAGAATCTGATGAGAGTCTTCGAGGGTGTTATTTTGATTGACGGCAAAGAGTACAAGCTCCGCGGCCGTGGCAACGGTCCGATCTCCAGTGCCGCAAACGCTCTCCGAACCATTGGTATTGACTTGGATGTCCAGGACTACAAGGAGCATGCTGTCGGCCGGGGACGGGAAGTCAAGGCGGCGACATTCATCGAATGCGTGGCCCCGGGTGTGGAAGAGAAGGTTTGGGGAGTGGGCATCCACGAGGATGTGGTCCAGAGCTCGCTGATTGCGCTGCTTAGTGCTGCCAGCAAC TTTGCCAGCAGCCGCCATGGGAGCCCTATTATTCCCAAGCAGACTCTTACCAATGGCGGCCTCCAAGTTCCGGACATGCAGTCCCTGGAGCACAAGGCCGAATAA